One stretch of Amycolatopsis tolypomycina DNA includes these proteins:
- the msrA gene encoding peptide-methionine (S)-S-oxide reductase MsrA, translated as MTTSTERAVLAGGCFWGMQELFRRQPGVISTRVGYSGGDVAGATYRNHGTHAEAIEVIYDPAQTTFRDLLEFFFQVHDPTTKNRQGNDIGLSYRSAIFFENDEQKRVAEDTIADVDASGLWPGKVVTEVAPVGDFWEAEPEHQDYLQRIPNGYTCHFVRPGWKLPKREKTA; from the coding sequence GTGACCACGTCAACCGAAAGGGCCGTCCTGGCCGGCGGCTGCTTCTGGGGCATGCAGGAGCTGTTCCGCCGTCAGCCCGGGGTGATCTCGACCCGGGTCGGTTACAGCGGCGGCGACGTCGCAGGCGCCACCTACCGCAACCACGGCACACACGCCGAGGCGATCGAGGTGATCTACGACCCCGCGCAGACGACGTTCCGCGACCTGCTCGAGTTCTTCTTCCAGGTGCACGACCCGACGACGAAGAACCGCCAGGGCAACGACATCGGCCTGAGCTACCGCTCGGCGATCTTCTTCGAGAACGACGAGCAGAAGCGGGTCGCCGAGGACACGATCGCCGACGTCGACGCGTCGGGGCTGTGGCCGGGCAAGGTCGTCACCGAGGTCGCCCCGGTGGGTGACTTCTGGGAGGCCGAGCCGGAGCACCAGGACTACCTCCAGCGCATCCCGAACGGGTACACGTGCCACTTCGTGCGCCCGGGCTGGAAGCTCCCGAAGCGTGAGAAGACCGCCTGA
- a CDS encoding M4 family metallopeptidase, with the protein MHLRRPFVLAASGALIAAVCTTTTAQAQPTTPNAVPDAQTLAVSAAAGLVASRPAALHASADDVFLAQKAISATNGLKYIPYERSYKGLAVVGGDFVVATDSTGQVLGTSVAQDQTINLATTTAKVSKDAAETTARQQLSAVESISPAQQVVYALGTPTLAWKTTVVGRDAEGPSRLDVIVDAATGKVLRTQEHVMNGDGTSAYNRPNPVHLDTTVSGSTYSLKDPNLTNVSCQDAANNTTFSGPDDLWGNGNATSRETGCVDALFAAQTEKKMLTQWLGRNGFDGSGGGWPIRVGLNDQNAYYDGSQVQIGKNTAGQWISSLDVVAHELGHGIDDHTPGGISGAGTQEFVADVFGASTEWFANEPSGGDVPDFLVGETINLVGSGPIRNMYNPSALGDKNCYDSSVPNGEVHAAAGPGNHWFYLLAEGTNPTNGQPTSTTCNSSTITGLGVQSALKIFYNAMLLKTSSSSYLKYRTWTLTAAKNLFPGSCTEFNTVKAAWDAISVPAQSADPTCSATGTVTVSNPGNQSTVTGASVNLPLSASGGTAPYTWSATGLPAGLSISSSTGTISGTATTAGTSNVTVTATDSAGKPGTASFSWTVGTTGGCSGQKIANGGFESGATSWTGTTGSIGQWGSQGQAAHGGTYSSWLDGYGTTHTESIAQSVSIPAGCHASLTFYLHIDTAETTTSTAYDKLTVTNGSATLGSYSNLNKASGYVLKTIDVSSAAGGTLALKFTGTEDSSLQTSFVIDDVAVTLS; encoded by the coding sequence ATGCACCTGAGACGTCCATTCGTCTTGGCCGCGAGCGGCGCGCTCATCGCCGCGGTGTGCACGACCACCACCGCCCAGGCCCAGCCCACGACCCCGAACGCCGTCCCGGACGCCCAGACCCTGGCCGTGTCGGCGGCGGCCGGGCTCGTGGCGAGCAGGCCCGCCGCGCTGCACGCGAGCGCGGACGACGTTTTCCTGGCCCAGAAGGCGATTTCCGCCACCAACGGCCTGAAGTACATCCCGTACGAGCGCAGCTACAAGGGCCTGGCCGTGGTGGGCGGCGACTTCGTGGTCGCCACCGACTCGACGGGCCAGGTGCTCGGCACCTCCGTCGCGCAGGACCAGACGATCAACCTGGCCACCACCACGGCGAAGGTCTCGAAGGACGCGGCCGAGACGACCGCGCGGCAGCAGCTGTCCGCGGTGGAGAGCATCAGCCCCGCCCAGCAGGTCGTCTACGCGCTCGGCACGCCGACGCTGGCGTGGAAGACCACCGTCGTCGGCCGCGACGCCGAGGGCCCGAGCCGGCTCGACGTCATCGTCGACGCCGCCACCGGCAAGGTGCTCCGCACGCAGGAGCACGTCATGAACGGTGACGGCACCAGCGCGTACAACCGCCCGAACCCGGTGCACCTCGACACGACCGTGTCCGGCAGCACGTACTCGCTGAAGGACCCGAACCTCACCAACGTCTCCTGCCAGGACGCGGCCAACAACACCACGTTCAGCGGCCCGGACGACCTGTGGGGCAACGGCAACGCCACCAGCCGCGAGACCGGCTGCGTCGACGCCCTGTTCGCCGCGCAGACCGAGAAGAAGATGCTCACGCAGTGGCTGGGCCGCAACGGCTTCGACGGCAGCGGCGGCGGCTGGCCGATCCGCGTCGGCCTGAACGACCAGAACGCCTACTACGACGGCAGCCAGGTCCAGATCGGCAAGAACACCGCCGGCCAGTGGATCAGCTCGCTGGACGTCGTCGCGCACGAGCTCGGCCACGGCATCGACGACCACACCCCGGGCGGCATCTCCGGTGCGGGCACGCAGGAGTTCGTCGCGGACGTCTTCGGCGCCTCGACCGAGTGGTTCGCCAACGAGCCTTCGGGCGGCGACGTCCCGGACTTCCTCGTCGGCGAGACGATCAACCTCGTCGGCTCCGGCCCGATCCGCAACATGTACAACCCGTCGGCACTGGGCGACAAGAACTGCTACGACAGCAGCGTTCCCAACGGTGAGGTGCACGCGGCCGCCGGCCCCGGCAACCACTGGTTCTACCTGCTGGCCGAAGGCACCAACCCGACCAACGGGCAGCCCACCAGCACCACGTGCAACAGCTCCACCATCACAGGCCTCGGCGTGCAGAGCGCGCTGAAGATCTTCTACAACGCGATGCTGCTCAAGACCTCCAGCAGCTCGTACCTGAAGTACCGCACCTGGACGCTGACCGCGGCGAAGAACCTGTTCCCGGGCAGCTGCACCGAGTTCAACACCGTCAAGGCGGCGTGGGACGCGATCAGCGTGCCGGCCCAGTCGGCCGACCCGACCTGCTCGGCGACCGGCACGGTCACCGTTTCGAACCCGGGCAACCAGTCGACGGTCACGGGCGCTTCGGTGAACCTGCCGCTGTCGGCTTCCGGCGGCACCGCGCCCTACACGTGGTCGGCCACCGGGCTGCCGGCCGGCCTGTCGATCAGCTCGTCCACCGGCACGATCTCGGGCACCGCGACCACCGCGGGCACCTCGAACGTCACCGTGACGGCGACCGACAGCGCGGGCAAGCCGGGCACGGCGTCGTTCTCCTGGACGGTCGGCACGACCGGCGGCTGCTCCGGCCAGAAGATCGCCAACGGCGGCTTCGAATCGGGCGCGACGAGCTGGACCGGCACCACCGGCTCGATCGGCCAGTGGGGCTCGCAGGGCCAGGCCGCGCACGGCGGCACGTACTCGTCCTGGCTGGACGGCTACGGCACCACGCACACCGAGTCGATCGCGCAGTCGGTGAGCATCCCGGCGGGCTGCCACGCCAGCCTGACGTTCTACCTGCACATCGACACCGCGGAGACGACCACCTCCACCGCCTACGACAAGCTGACCGTGACCAACGGCAGCGCGACGCTGGGCAGCTACTCCAACCTGAACAAGGCATCGGGTTACGTGCTCAAGACGATCGACGTCTCGTCGGCCGCCGGCGGCACCCTCGCGCTGAAGTTCACCGGCACCGAGGACAGCTCCCTGCAGACCTCGTTCGTCATCGACGACGTGGCTGTCACCCTGAGCTGA
- a CDS encoding OsmC family protein — protein sequence MDTEELRATQAPLKEKYREQPESALVTLHADAELDGLGISCKVETGRAIVEAGLHPATGGDGTLACSGDMLLEALVACAGVTLRAVATSLGLTVRGGRVRAEGDLDFRGTLAVAKDAPVGFRAIRLSFALDTDASEEQLATLKKLTERYCVVFQSLRTPPEFGVTLSANQG from the coding sequence ATGGACACCGAAGAACTGCGGGCGACCCAGGCGCCCCTGAAGGAGAAGTACCGGGAGCAGCCGGAAAGCGCGCTCGTCACGCTGCACGCCGACGCCGAGCTGGACGGCCTCGGCATCTCCTGCAAGGTCGAGACCGGCCGCGCGATCGTCGAAGCGGGCCTGCACCCGGCCACCGGCGGCGACGGCACCCTCGCCTGTTCGGGGGACATGCTGCTCGAAGCGCTCGTCGCGTGCGCGGGCGTGACGCTGCGGGCCGTGGCGACGTCGCTCGGGCTGACCGTCCGCGGCGGACGCGTCCGGGCCGAGGGCGACCTCGACTTCCGCGGCACGCTCGCCGTCGCGAAGGACGCGCCGGTGGGCTTCCGCGCCATCCGGCTGTCGTTCGCCCTCGACACCGATGCTTCGGAGGAGCAGCTCGCCACGCTGAAGAAGCTGACCGAGCGCTACTGCGTCGTGTTCCAGTCGCTGCGCACGCCGCCGGAGTTCGGCGTCACGCTTTCGGCGAACCAGGGTTAA